The Mycolicibacterium doricum genome includes a region encoding these proteins:
- a CDS encoding CCA tRNA nucleotidyltransferase, with the protein MPDDLDAAEDDTATDAELLARAAVALNRDGEVLRDIGAVFAAAGHTLYLVGGSVRDALLGRLGSDLDFTTDARPEEMQAFLRPWADALWDTGIEFGTVGVGKGGHRLEITTFRADRYDQVSRNPVVRYGDRLEDDLVRRDFTVNAMAVAVTATGPGEFHDPLGGLAALRARVLDTPAEPAVSFGDDPLRMLRAARFASQLGFDVAPRVRTAVTEMAPQLARITVERVAAELDKLLLGADPVTGIDLMVQTGLGDVVLPEVGGMRMAIDEHHQHKDVYWHSLTVLRQAIDLEDDGPDLVLRWAALLHDIGKPATRRHEPDGGVSFHHHEVVGAKMARKRLRALKYSKQMVDDVSQLVFLHLRFHGYADQNGAGKWTDSAVRRYVTDAGPLLTRLHKLVRADCTTRNKRRAARLQANYDDLERRISELAEREDLQRVRPDLDGNEIMTILGIPAGPQVGEAWRHLKELRLDRGPLSHEEAVDELVKWWNAKQ; encoded by the coding sequence GTGCCGGACGACCTAGACGCCGCCGAAGACGACACGGCAACCGACGCCGAACTGCTGGCCCGTGCCGCGGTGGCGCTCAATCGCGATGGCGAAGTCCTGCGCGATATCGGCGCGGTGTTCGCTGCGGCCGGCCATACCTTGTATCTGGTCGGTGGCAGCGTGCGGGATGCGCTGCTCGGCAGGTTGGGCAGCGACCTCGACTTCACCACCGATGCCCGCCCCGAGGAGATGCAGGCCTTCCTCCGGCCGTGGGCCGACGCGCTGTGGGATACCGGCATCGAGTTCGGCACGGTGGGCGTCGGCAAGGGCGGCCACCGCCTGGAGATCACAACGTTCCGGGCCGACCGCTACGACCAGGTGTCGCGCAATCCCGTGGTCCGCTACGGCGACCGGCTCGAAGACGATCTGGTGCGCCGGGATTTCACGGTCAACGCCATGGCGGTGGCGGTCACGGCGACCGGCCCCGGCGAGTTCCACGACCCCCTGGGCGGTTTGGCCGCGCTGCGGGCCAGGGTGCTTGACACCCCGGCGGAGCCGGCGGTGTCGTTCGGCGACGATCCGCTGCGGATGTTGCGCGCCGCGCGCTTCGCCTCGCAGCTGGGGTTCGACGTCGCGCCGCGGGTACGGACCGCGGTGACGGAGATGGCGCCGCAGCTGGCCCGCATCACCGTGGAGCGTGTCGCGGCAGAACTGGACAAGCTGCTGCTCGGTGCCGATCCGGTGACGGGGATCGACCTGATGGTGCAGACCGGACTGGGAGACGTGGTGCTGCCCGAGGTCGGGGGAATGCGGATGGCCATCGACGAACACCACCAGCACAAGGACGTCTACTGGCATTCGCTGACGGTGCTGCGCCAGGCCATCGACCTCGAGGACGACGGCCCCGATCTGGTGTTGCGCTGGGCGGCGCTGTTGCACGACATCGGCAAGCCGGCGACGCGGCGCCACGAACCCGACGGCGGGGTGAGCTTCCACCACCACGAGGTGGTCGGGGCGAAGATGGCCCGCAAGCGCCTGCGCGCGCTGAAGTACTCCAAGCAGATGGTCGACGACGTCTCGCAGCTGGTGTTCTTGCATCTGCGGTTCCATGGTTACGCGGATCAGAACGGGGCGGGCAAGTGGACCGATTCGGCGGTGCGCCGCTATGTCACCGACGCAGGTCCGCTGCTGACCCGGTTGCACAAGCTCGTCCGCGCCGACTGCACGACCCGCAACAAGCGGCGCGCCGCCCGTCTGCAGGCCAACTACGACGACCTGGAACGCCGGATCAGCGAACTGGCCGAGAGGGAGGATCTGCAGCGGGTGCGGCCGGACCTCGACGGCAATGAGATCATGACGATCCTCGGCATCCCGGCGGGTCCGCAGGTGGGGGAGGCGTGGCGTCACCTCAAAGAGCTACGTCTCGACCGGGGCCCACTGTCACACGAGGAGGCGGTCGACGAACTGGTCAAGTGGTGGAACGCGAAGCAGTGA
- the trxB gene encoding thioredoxin-disulfide reductase, with product MTTSSTVHDVIIVGSGPAGYTAAVYAARAQLKPLVFEGSQFGGALMTTTEVENYPGFRNGITGPELMDEMREQALRFGADLRMEDVDEVSLDGPVKTVTVGDETHRARAVILAMGAAARHLGVPGEEALLGMGVSTCATCDGFFFRDQDIAVIGGGDSAMEEATFLTRFARSVTVIHRRDEFRASRIMLERARANEKIAFLTNTAVTEIEGDPKVTGIRLRDNISGEESKLAVTGVFVAIGHVPRSDIVRGQVDVDEDGYVLVEGRTTNTSVEGVFAAGDLVDRTYRQAITAAGSGCSAAIDAERWLAELGVAPSDQEISTPI from the coding sequence ATGACCACCTCATCCACGGTTCACGACGTGATCATCGTCGGCTCAGGACCGGCCGGCTACACGGCTGCCGTGTACGCTGCGCGCGCACAGCTCAAGCCGCTCGTCTTCGAGGGCAGCCAGTTCGGCGGCGCCCTGATGACCACCACCGAGGTGGAGAACTACCCCGGTTTCCGCAACGGCATCACCGGGCCCGAACTGATGGACGAGATGCGTGAGCAGGCGCTGCGCTTTGGCGCCGACCTGCGGATGGAAGACGTCGACGAGGTCTCCCTCGACGGTCCCGTCAAGACAGTCACCGTCGGCGACGAGACCCACCGGGCCCGCGCGGTGATCCTCGCCATGGGCGCGGCCGCGCGCCACCTTGGCGTCCCCGGTGAGGAAGCGCTGCTGGGCATGGGAGTGAGCACCTGTGCCACGTGTGACGGCTTCTTCTTCCGCGATCAGGACATCGCGGTCATCGGCGGCGGCGACTCGGCGATGGAGGAGGCGACGTTCCTCACCCGCTTCGCCCGCAGTGTGACGGTGATCCACCGCCGCGACGAGTTCCGCGCGTCCCGAATCATGCTCGAACGCGCCCGGGCGAACGAGAAGATCGCGTTCCTGACCAACACGGCGGTCACCGAGATCGAGGGCGACCCCAAGGTGACCGGAATCCGCTTGCGCGACAACATCAGCGGCGAGGAGTCAAAGCTTGCGGTGACCGGCGTGTTCGTCGCCATCGGCCACGTCCCGCGCTCGGACATCGTCCGCGGGCAGGTCGACGTCGACGAGGACGGCTACGTCCTGGTCGAGGGTCGCACCACCAACACATCGGTCGAAGGTGTCTTCGCCGCAGGCGATCTCGTAGACCGCACCTACCGGCAGGCGATCACCGCCGCGGGCAGCGGCTGTTCGGCGGCGATCGACGCCGAACGCTGGCTCGCCGAACTCGGCGTCGCCCCGAGCGATCAAGAGATTTCAACACCGATCTGA
- a CDS encoding acetyltransferase — protein sequence MPARITPLRLEAFDQLPKHARRCVFWEVDPSTLGRHDHLSDPEFEKEAWLSMVMLEWGSCGQVAVLCPEAMSDEAAATDPSAEEPCVGYAFYAPPRAVPRARLFPTGPVSADAVLLTTVGAEPGDDAAGLPHTLLTSVVGDLVRRGVRALEAFGRTEAAAELIDPRLVPGELTPVVEALGDCSVHRCMVDDDFLKQVGFTVVSPHRYFPRLRLELEQGLGWKADVEAALERLLESAQLQQPVGADSGRC from the coding sequence GTGCCCGCACGTATCACGCCCTTGCGCCTGGAAGCTTTCGATCAGCTCCCCAAGCATGCGCGCCGCTGTGTCTTCTGGGAGGTCGATCCGTCGACGCTGGGTCGTCACGACCATCTGTCCGACCCTGAGTTCGAGAAGGAAGCCTGGCTGTCGATGGTCATGCTCGAGTGGGGATCGTGTGGTCAGGTTGCCGTGCTGTGCCCGGAGGCGATGAGCGACGAAGCGGCGGCGACCGACCCGTCCGCCGAGGAGCCGTGTGTGGGATACGCGTTCTACGCACCGCCGCGTGCGGTTCCACGTGCACGCCTGTTTCCGACCGGGCCGGTCAGCGCGGATGCCGTGCTGCTGACGACCGTGGGCGCGGAGCCGGGCGATGATGCCGCCGGACTCCCGCACACTCTACTGACGTCGGTTGTCGGGGATCTCGTGCGCCGAGGTGTCCGTGCGCTCGAGGCCTTCGGACGTACCGAGGCGGCGGCCGAACTCATCGATCCGCGACTGGTTCCCGGCGAACTCACCCCGGTGGTCGAGGCGCTCGGCGACTGCTCGGTGCATCGGTGCATGGTGGACGACGACTTCCTGAAACAGGTGGGCTTCACGGTGGTGTCCCCGCACCGATACTTCCCGCGCCTGCGTCTGGAACTCGAGCAGGGCCTCGGGTGGAAGGCCGACGTGGAAGCGGCGCTGGAGCGGCTGTTGGAATCAGCGCAACTGCAGCAGCCGGTCGGGGCGGACAGCGGCCGCTGTTAG
- the trxA gene encoding thioredoxin has translation MAGNSVTVTDDSFSNDVLTSSTPVLVDFWATWCGPCKMVAPVLEEIASEKAGALTVAKLDVDANPTTARDFQVVSIPTMILFKDGEPVKRIVGAKGKAALLRELADLL, from the coding sequence ATGGCCGGCAACAGCGTCACCGTCACCGACGACTCGTTCTCGAACGACGTGCTGACCAGCAGCACCCCCGTACTCGTCGACTTCTGGGCCACCTGGTGCGGCCCGTGCAAGATGGTCGCCCCGGTCCTCGAGGAGATCGCCAGCGAGAAGGCCGGTGCGCTGACTGTCGCGAAACTCGACGTCGACGCGAATCCGACCACGGCACGCGACTTCCAGGTGGTCTCGATCCCGACGATGATCCTGTTCAAGGACGGTGAACCGGTCAAGCGGATCGTCGGCGCCAAGGGGAAAGCCGCGCTGCTGCGGGAACTCGCAGACCTGCTTTGA
- a CDS encoding NUDIX hydrolase encodes MSEGELPKPRRRRGRRRGRRAAGPPQAAEARSTAATEPTEGVRTADTPEATVKPTDHARKTRPRRPSERLRTVHETSAGGLVIDGIDGPKDSQVAALIGRVDRRGRMLWSLPKGHIEMGETAEQTAIREVAEETGIRGDVLAALGSIDYWFVTEGRRVHKTVHHYLMRFLGGELSDEDVEVTEVAWVPLKELPHRLAYADERRLAEVAHELIDKLHRDGPAALPPLPRSAPRRRPQTHSHARNGHRDESSQTPPGRRTNGCGQGQ; translated from the coding sequence GTGTCGGAAGGCGAGCTGCCCAAACCACGACGCCGCCGCGGGCGACGTCGTGGCCGACGCGCGGCCGGACCCCCGCAGGCGGCCGAAGCTCGATCCACCGCCGCCACCGAGCCGACCGAAGGGGTCAGGACCGCCGATACCCCCGAGGCGACGGTCAAACCCACCGATCACGCCCGCAAGACCCGGCCTCGCCGCCCCTCGGAGCGGCTGCGCACCGTGCACGAGACCTCGGCGGGCGGCCTGGTCATCGACGGAATCGACGGACCGAAGGACAGTCAGGTCGCGGCACTGATCGGCCGTGTCGACCGGCGTGGCCGGATGCTGTGGTCGCTACCCAAGGGTCACATCGAGATGGGTGAGACCGCCGAGCAGACCGCGATCCGTGAGGTCGCCGAGGAGACCGGCATCCGCGGCGACGTGCTCGCCGCGCTGGGCAGCATCGACTACTGGTTCGTCACCGAGGGCCGCCGGGTGCACAAGACCGTGCACCATTATCTGATGCGATTCCTCGGTGGTGAACTGTCCGACGAGGACGTCGAGGTCACCGAGGTGGCCTGGGTGCCGCTGAAGGAACTGCCGCACCGGCTGGCCTACGCCGACGAACGCCGCCTGGCTGAGGTCGCCCACGAACTCATCGACAAACTGCACCGCGACGGTCCGGCCGCCCTGCCCCCGCTGCCGCGCTCGGCGCCCCGTCGACGCCCGCAAACCCATTCGCACGCCCGCAACGGTCATCGTGACGAGTCCAGCCAAACCCCTCCCGGCCGGCGGACGAACGGATGCGGACAAGGCCAGTGA
- a CDS encoding N-acetylmuramoyl-L-alanine amidase yields MWSLRHGDRGVAVTEIRAALCGLGLLESPDDDLTTGRHVVADLFDDDLDRAVRAFQQHRGLLVDGIVGEATSRALREASYRLGARTLMHQFGAPMYGDDVATLQARLQDLGFYTGLVDGHFGLQTHHGLTCYQREYGLYPDGICGPETLRSLYFLGSRVTGGSPHAIREEELVRRSGPRLSGKRVIIDPGRGGSDHGLIMNGPQGPVSEADVLWDLASRLEGRMTAIGMDTFLSRPTNRSPSDAERAATANTVGADLMISLRCAAQPTPAANGVASFHFGNSHGSVSTIGRSLADFIQREVVARTGLRDCRTHGRTWDLLRLTRMPTVQVDVGYITNPHDRELLVSNRNRDAIAEGILAAVKRLYLLGKNDRPTGTFTFAELLAHELSVEQAGRLRSN; encoded by the coding sequence ATGTGGAGTCTGCGTCACGGTGATCGCGGGGTTGCGGTCACCGAGATCCGCGCAGCGCTCTGCGGTCTTGGTCTACTGGAGAGCCCCGACGACGACCTCACCACTGGAAGACACGTCGTGGCCGACCTGTTCGACGACGACCTCGACCGCGCGGTTCGTGCCTTTCAGCAGCACCGCGGTCTCCTGGTCGACGGCATCGTCGGAGAGGCCACGTCCCGGGCGCTGAGAGAGGCGTCCTACCGCCTCGGTGCCCGCACGTTGATGCACCAGTTCGGTGCCCCGATGTACGGCGACGACGTCGCGACGCTCCAGGCCCGCCTTCAGGATCTCGGGTTCTACACCGGTCTGGTCGACGGCCACTTCGGACTGCAGACCCACCACGGGCTCACCTGCTACCAACGCGAGTACGGGCTGTACCCCGACGGGATCTGCGGTCCGGAGACGCTGCGCTCGCTGTACTTCCTCGGCTCGCGGGTCACCGGCGGGTCTCCGCATGCAATCCGGGAGGAAGAGCTGGTCCGCCGCTCCGGTCCCCGACTGTCGGGCAAGAGGGTGATCATCGATCCGGGCCGCGGCGGCAGTGACCACGGGCTCATCATGAACGGGCCCCAGGGACCGGTCAGCGAGGCGGACGTCCTGTGGGACTTGGCCAGTCGGCTCGAAGGCCGGATGACAGCCATCGGAATGGACACGTTCCTGTCCCGGCCGACCAACCGCAGCCCCTCCGACGCCGAACGTGCCGCAACCGCCAACACCGTGGGCGCGGATCTGATGATCAGCTTGCGCTGCGCCGCGCAGCCCACTCCGGCGGCCAACGGAGTGGCGTCGTTCCACTTCGGCAATTCGCATGGGTCGGTCTCCACGATCGGGCGCAGCCTCGCCGACTTCATTCAGCGAGAGGTCGTCGCCCGCACCGGGCTGCGTGACTGCCGCACCCACGGCCGGACGTGGGATCTGCTGCGTCTGACCCGGATGCCCACGGTGCAGGTCGATGTCGGCTACATCACCAATCCCCATGACCGGGAACTGTTGGTGTCCAACCGCAATCGCGATGCGATCGCCGAAGGCATCCTCGCCGCGGTCAAGCGCCTCTACCTCCTCGGCAAGAACGACCGCCCGACAGGGACATTCACCTTCGCCGAACTACTGGCGCACGAACTGTCCGTCGAACAGGCCGGTCGGCTGAGGTCGAACTGA
- the sigM gene encoding RNA polymerase sigma factor SigM: MVSFDTVGRSDAQLLADHVAGDRYAFAELFSRHQRQLERLARITSSNREDAADALQDAMLSAHRKAANFRFDSAVSSWLYRIVVNACLDRLRNNRNHVTIALVDDIGPAGDPTTRVDTAIVVERALLRLPVEQRAAIVAVDMQGYSVAETARMLGVAEGTVKSRCSRGRAKLAGTLQGLDDMTPRLPAARGCHTVPQSARSRRHAATGRTVGHTSGRSPVDRP; encoded by the coding sequence GTGGTGAGCTTCGACACCGTCGGCCGGTCCGACGCCCAGCTACTGGCCGATCACGTCGCTGGCGACCGCTACGCGTTCGCCGAATTGTTCTCCCGCCACCAGCGACAACTCGAGCGGCTCGCCCGCATCACCAGCAGCAACCGCGAGGACGCCGCCGACGCCCTCCAGGACGCGATGCTCTCGGCCCACCGCAAGGCCGCGAACTTCCGCTTCGATTCCGCGGTGAGCAGTTGGCTGTACCGCATCGTCGTCAACGCCTGCCTGGACCGGCTGCGCAACAACCGCAACCACGTCACCATCGCCCTTGTGGACGACATCGGCCCGGCAGGTGATCCGACAACTCGGGTGGACACCGCGATCGTGGTCGAACGGGCCCTGCTGCGGTTGCCGGTGGAACAGCGTGCCGCGATCGTGGCCGTCGACATGCAGGGCTATTCGGTCGCCGAGACGGCCCGCATGCTCGGTGTGGCGGAAGGCACGGTCAAGAGCCGGTGCAGCCGGGGGCGGGCGAAGCTGGCCGGCACGCTGCAGGGCCTCGACGACATGACACCGCGGCTGCCCGCCGCACGCGGCTGCCATACGGTGCCGCAGTCCGCGCGCAGCCGCCGCCACGCAGCGACCGGCCGCACCGTAGGCCACACGAGTGGCCGGTCGCCGGTCGACCGGCCCTAG
- the murJ gene encoding murein biosynthesis integral membrane protein MurJ — translation MSTTGWESAPPPNRPSDPPPQPFPAPRRIPPPPGAARPNPARRRPPPPPRQRIPRGPAPRRRAGRPELSDAAVVSRSWGMAVATLVSRITGFLRVVLLAAILGAALASSFTVANQLPNLVAALVLEATFTAIFVPVLARAERDDPDGGTAFVRRLVTLASTLLLVATVLSVAGAPLLVHLMLGDDPRVNNPLTTAFAYLLLPQVLFYGLASVFSAILNTRNVFGPPAWAPVVNNVVAIATLGLYLIVPGELSIDPVEMGNAKLLVLGIGTTLGVFAQTAVLLVAIRRERISLRPLWGIDDRLKKFGTMAAAMVLYVLISQVGLIVGNQIASGAAASGPAIYNYTWLVLQLPFGVIGVTVLTVVMPRLSRNAAADNIRAVLGDFSLATRLTMVTLIPIVAVMTVGGPAIGTALFAYGNFGETDAGYLGMAITLSAFTLIPYALVLLQLRVFYARERPWTPTIVIVVVTMVKVIASVAAPALADDPELVAGYLGLANGLGFLAGAVVGHFLLKSSLRPPGGRMLDVEVIRTILVTTAASLLAGLLAHVADQLLGLESLTAAGGGAGSLVRLAVMGLIMIPVIAGVLLAARVPEAEAAVAFLRRRLGRPAPVPAASISRPHQPLFPDAFPYSDGRSARPVRRSRGPATGRYESPVRGTPVRGTEADRWRGPAVSDDSAGDSVAAPDSASTTKISRPAADHPARPAADHPARPAADDFHPDVVESATTEMPMSGRPPADYGGDPTRESLPFDAPREPPVEAATSDEDVHLIPGATIGGGRYRLLVFHGGPPDLQFWQALDTALDRQVALTFVDPDGTLPDESVQDILSRTLKLSRLDMPGVARVLDVANTGSGGLIVSEWIRGGSLAEVAETAPSPIGGARAMQSLAAAAEAAHRSGVALSIDHPSRVRVSIEGDVALAFPATMPDATPEDDIRGIGAALYALLVNRWPLPETGVPSRLAPADQDPAGNPVEPRAVDRAIPFQISAAAVRAVQPDGGIRSAPTLLNLLQQATAVADRTDLISPVDRPDGGAAPAPFHGGPDDAEAQARRRRGLVVGLTVGGAIVVVALVVLATVLSRVFGDVDGGFDGDELGLNAPSTSAESEGGTTAPGNVVRPVRATVFSPDGGADSPDLAGNAIDGSSTTVWPTDTYSDPIPFPNFKNGVGLMLELPEPTTITAVDVNVSSTGTSVQIRSSPSAEPSSLDSTTEMTPSTPLRRGKNTITVSGASPTSYVLVWIDKLGTVDGESRTDVSEITLRGTT, via the coding sequence ATGAGCACCACCGGGTGGGAATCGGCTCCACCGCCGAACCGGCCGTCCGACCCCCCGCCGCAGCCGTTCCCCGCCCCACGCCGTATCCCGCCGCCGCCCGGCGCCGCACGCCCGAACCCGGCCCGCCGCCGACCTCCACCACCGCCCCGGCAGCGCATTCCGCGGGGCCCGGCCCCCCGCCGCCGGGCGGGCCGGCCCGAACTGTCCGACGCGGCCGTCGTATCCCGCTCCTGGGGTATGGCGGTCGCGACGCTGGTCAGCCGGATCACCGGATTCCTGCGGGTCGTGCTGCTCGCCGCGATCCTCGGCGCCGCCCTCGCCAGTTCGTTCACCGTGGCGAACCAGCTGCCGAACCTCGTCGCGGCGCTGGTGCTCGAAGCCACCTTCACCGCGATCTTCGTGCCGGTGCTGGCCCGCGCCGAACGCGACGACCCGGACGGCGGCACCGCCTTCGTCCGCCGCCTGGTGACTTTGGCCAGCACGCTGCTGCTGGTCGCCACGGTCCTGTCGGTGGCGGGTGCGCCTCTGCTCGTCCACCTGATGCTCGGCGACGACCCGCGGGTCAACAATCCGCTGACGACGGCGTTCGCCTATCTGCTCTTACCGCAGGTGCTCTTCTACGGCCTGGCGTCGGTGTTCTCGGCGATCCTCAATACGCGCAACGTGTTCGGGCCGCCGGCGTGGGCGCCGGTGGTCAACAACGTGGTCGCCATCGCCACCCTCGGGCTGTATCTCATCGTGCCGGGCGAACTCTCGATCGACCCGGTCGAGATGGGCAACGCCAAACTCCTGGTACTCGGAATCGGCACCACCCTCGGCGTGTTCGCACAGACGGCGGTTCTGCTCGTCGCGATTCGGCGTGAGCGGATCAGCCTGCGCCCGCTGTGGGGGATCGACGACCGCCTCAAGAAGTTCGGCACGATGGCCGCGGCGATGGTGCTGTACGTACTCATCAGCCAGGTCGGCCTGATCGTCGGTAACCAGATCGCCAGCGGAGCGGCGGCCTCCGGTCCGGCGATCTACAACTACACGTGGCTGGTTCTGCAGTTGCCGTTCGGGGTCATCGGCGTCACGGTCCTCACGGTGGTGATGCCCCGGCTGTCCCGCAACGCCGCCGCCGACAACATTCGTGCCGTCCTCGGCGACTTCTCGTTGGCCACCCGGCTGACCATGGTGACGCTGATCCCGATCGTCGCGGTGATGACCGTGGGCGGTCCGGCGATCGGCACCGCGCTGTTCGCCTACGGCAACTTCGGCGAGACGGACGCCGGGTATCTGGGCATGGCGATCACGCTGTCGGCGTTCACACTGATCCCGTACGCGCTCGTGCTCCTGCAGCTTCGGGTCTTCTACGCGCGTGAGCGCCCGTGGACGCCGACCATCGTGATCGTCGTCGTCACCATGGTGAAGGTGATCGCCTCGGTCGCGGCGCCGGCGCTGGCCGACGACCCCGAACTGGTGGCCGGATACCTCGGCCTGGCGAACGGCCTCGGATTCCTCGCGGGTGCGGTGGTCGGCCACTTCCTGCTGAAGTCGAGCCTGCGCCCTCCCGGCGGCCGGATGCTCGACGTCGAGGTGATCCGCACGATCTTGGTGACCACGGCCGCTTCTCTGCTGGCTGGTCTGCTCGCCCACGTCGCCGACCAGTTGCTCGGGCTGGAGTCGCTGACGGCCGCCGGCGGCGGCGCCGGCTCGCTCGTACGGCTGGCGGTGATGGGCCTGATCATGATCCCGGTCATCGCGGGGGTGTTGCTCGCGGCCCGAGTTCCCGAAGCCGAAGCCGCCGTCGCGTTCCTGCGCAGGCGTCTCGGTAGGCCCGCCCCGGTGCCCGCCGCGTCAATATCTCGTCCCCACCAACCGCTGTTCCCCGATGCCTTCCCGTACTCTGACGGCAGGAGTGCGCGTCCGGTCCGGCGGAGTCGGGGCCCCGCGACCGGCCGCTACGAGTCTCCGGTTCGGGGAACTCCGGTGCGTGGGACCGAGGCAGATAGGTGGAGAGGACCAGCGGTGAGCGACGACTCCGCGGGTGATTCCGTAGCGGCGCCCGACAGCGCTTCGACCACCAAGATCTCGCGGCCCGCCGCGGATCACCCTGCGCGGCCCGCCGCGGATCACCCTGCGCGGCCCGCCGCGGACGACTTCCATCCCGACGTCGTCGAGTCCGCGACCACCGAGATGCCCATGTCCGGTCGTCCACCCGCGGACTACGGGGGCGACCCCACCCGGGAATCGCTGCCCTTCGACGCGCCGCGCGAACCGCCGGTCGAGGCGGCCACCTCCGACGAGGACGTCCACCTGATCCCCGGCGCGACAATCGGCGGCGGCCGCTACCGGCTGCTGGTGTTTCACGGCGGACCACCCGACCTGCAATTTTGGCAGGCACTCGACACCGCGCTCGACCGCCAGGTCGCGTTGACCTTCGTCGACCCGGACGGCACCCTGCCCGATGAAAGCGTGCAGGACATCCTGTCGCGCACCCTCAAGCTCAGCCGCCTCGACATGCCGGGGGTGGCCCGCGTCCTCGACGTCGCCAACACCGGATCCGGTGGCCTGATCGTCTCCGAGTGGATCCGCGGCGGCTCGCTGGCCGAGGTCGCCGAGACGGCCCCCTCCCCGATCGGCGGCGCGCGGGCGATGCAGTCACTGGCCGCGGCCGCCGAGGCGGCGCACCGCTCCGGGGTGGCGCTGTCGATCGACCACCCGAGCCGCGTGCGGGTCAGCATCGAAGGCGACGTCGCGCTGGCCTTCCCCGCCACGATGCCCGACGCCACACCCGAGGACGACATCCGCGGTATCGGCGCCGCGCTCTACGCCCTGCTGGTCAACCGGTGGCCGCTACCCGAGACCGGTGTGCCCAGCCGGCTCGCCCCAGCCGACCAGGATCCCGCAGGCAATCCCGTCGAACCACGCGCTGTGGACCGCGCGATCCCGTTCCAGATCTCCGCTGCGGCGGTGCGCGCCGTGCAACCCGACGGCGGCATCCGCAGCGCACCGACGCTGCTGAATCTGCTGCAGCAGGCCACCGCCGTGGCCGACCGCACCGACCTGATCTCACCCGTCGACCGGCCCGACGGCGGCGCCGCTCCGGCACCGTTCCACGGCGGGCCCGACGACGCCGAGGCACAGGCCCGCCGGAGGCGGGGTCTGGTGGTCGGCCTCACGGTCGGCGGTGCGATCGTCGTCGTCGCGCTCGTCGTGCTGGCGACCGTGCTCAGCCGAGTCTTCGGCGACGTCGACGGAGGCTTCGACGGTGACGAACTCGGACTCAACGCCCCGAGCACCTCGGCGGAGTCCGAGGGCGGAACGACGGCCCCGGGTAACGTGGTGCGTCCGGTCCGGGCGACGGTGTTCTCTCCCGACGGCGGAGCCGACTCCCCCGATCTGGCGGGTAACGCCATCGACGGCAGTTCGACGACGGTGTGGCCTACCGACACCTACTCCGATCCGATCCCGTTCCCGAACTTCAAGAACGGCGTCGGGTTGATGCTGGAGCTGCCTGAGCCGACCACGATCACCGCGGTGGACGTAAACGTCTCCTCGACCGGCACCTCCGTGCAGATCCGGTCGTCGCCGTCGGCCGAACCGTCCTCGCTCGACAGCACCACCGAGATGACCCCGTCGACGCCGCTGCGGCGCGGCAAGAACACGATCACCGTCAGCGGCGCCTCCCCCACCTCGTATGTGTTGGTGTGGATCGACAAGCTCGGCACGGTCGACGGCGAGAGCCGCACCGACGTCTCCGAGATCACGCTCAGGGGCACCACCTAG